From [Clostridium] symbiosum, a single genomic window includes:
- the cobK gene encoding precorrin-6A reductase, whose protein sequence is MCKVMIFGGTTEGRLLAEYCGKNRIPAYVSVVSEYGRELLGENRYIRPVTGAMDAEQMRNWLTEKKIELVIDATHPYARNATENIKEACRRTKTGYLRCARSTENGHETVGNITFQTPAEAAAWLEKSEGNIFVTTGSNELEVFAGSGRLRERIYARVLPSSAVVRKCEELGISGKHLICMQGPFSKELNAAMLRQANAAFLVTKETGKAGGFDEKLEAAEECGVRAVIIGHPEEKGETMERLFETLSRFSVKETPQGRRKVILAGIGPGAVSLMTEEVKEAVKNSDLLLGAPRMLETAKELLKRENPFGRMPEARAAYLDRDVAEALRSNDGWQQAVILYSGDSGFYSGTKKLAENLPGGAYEFCILPGISSISYFASRLMTSWDDALLETAHGREFDAAAALREGKRKIFLLTGGKNSVGELCRSLADSGFGHVGVTVGEKLSYPDERITSGTAINLSGKEFDPLSIVLIEADGRMQDTAITQKADRQGKKK, encoded by the coding sequence ATGTGTAAGGTAATGATATTCGGAGGAACCACCGAGGGGAGGCTCCTGGCGGAATACTGCGGTAAAAACAGGATACCGGCTTACGTGAGCGTGGTATCTGAATACGGAAGAGAACTGCTCGGGGAGAACCGTTACATAAGGCCGGTGACGGGGGCCATGGATGCAGAACAGATGCGAAACTGGCTGACGGAGAAAAAAATTGAGCTCGTCATCGACGCGACCCACCCTTATGCGAGGAATGCAACGGAAAATATTAAAGAGGCATGCCGGAGGACAAAGACGGGATATCTGCGCTGCGCAAGAAGCACGGAAAACGGCCATGAAACTGTGGGAAATATCACATTTCAGACTCCGGCGGAGGCCGCGGCGTGGCTGGAAAAGAGCGAGGGAAACATCTTTGTCACAACCGGCAGCAATGAACTTGAGGTGTTTGCCGGGTCCGGCAGGCTGCGGGAGCGTATCTATGCCAGGGTGCTTCCGTCCTCTGCCGTCGTACGCAAATGCGAAGAGCTGGGGATTTCGGGAAAACACCTGATCTGTATGCAGGGGCCTTTTTCAAAAGAACTCAATGCGGCCATGCTGCGCCAGGCCAATGCCGCTTTTCTTGTCACCAAGGAGACGGGAAAGGCCGGAGGGTTTGACGAGAAGCTGGAAGCGGCGGAGGAGTGCGGAGTAAGGGCTGTAATCATCGGCCATCCGGAAGAGAAGGGCGAGACAATGGAACGTCTGTTTGAAACGCTTTCACGGTTTTCCGTCAAAGAAACACCGCAGGGGAGACGAAAGGTGATTCTGGCCGGAATCGGGCCCGGCGCCGTCTCGCTGATGACGGAGGAGGTTAAGGAAGCGGTAAAAAACAGTGATTTACTGTTGGGAGCCCCGCGCATGCTGGAAACGGCAAAAGAGCTTTTGAAGCGGGAAAATCCCTTCGGCAGGATGCCGGAGGCCAGGGCCGCATATCTGGATCGTGATGTGGCGGAGGCGCTCCGCTCCAATGACGGATGGCAGCAGGCGGTCATCCTGTATTCCGGGGACAGCGGATTTTACAGCGGGACTAAAAAGTTGGCGGAAAATCTCCCGGGAGGGGCGTATGAGTTCTGCATACTTCCCGGAATTTCCTCCATCAGCTATTTTGCTTCCAGGCTCATGACCTCCTGGGACGACGCCCTGCTCGAAACGGCGCACGGCCGGGAGTTTGACGCTGCTGCTGCGCTGCGTGAGGGAAAGAGGAAGATTTTTCTCCTTACGGGCGGAAAAAACAGCGTGGGAGAGCTTTGCCGCAGCCTCGCAGACAGCGGTTTCGGCCATGTGGGAGTCACGGTCGGAGAAAAACTGTCTTATCCGGATGAGCGTATTACCAGTGGAACGGCAATCAATCTGAGCGGGAAGGAGTTTGATCCGCTGAGTATTGTACTGATAGAGGCCGACGGCAGGATGCAGGACACTGCAATCACGCAGAAAGCTGACCGACAGGGGAAGAAAAAATGA
- a CDS encoding ABC transporter permease: MDNKWEMLEASNEDREKIWTKNRTFAGDVWFRFRRKPTAIAGFAIIVLLILFAIAGPMFTKYSYSTQNLEVVNIPPYMKVYEAPDQSGYFYITQSLKVLQVDKDGTLGTQLKKVREESGRMMTIYDYNGTEIALYYGQKPYVIANPETNTIYPTAKIWNKSYVLGTDNLGRDILTRLMYGTRVSLMVAFVAAAVNMIIGILFGGISGYAGGMVDTIMMRIVDIISTIPLTLYVILIMVLLGQGIQSIIIALGTVYWVDMARVVRGQVLSLKEQEFILAAKTIGSSTKTILFEHLIPNAMGSILVTVTMLIPSAIFMEAFLSYLGIGLKPPLASLGTMCNDATENLRSCPHQLFIPALVICIIMFAFNFVGDGLRDALDPKLKK; encoded by the coding sequence ATGGATAATAAATGGGAAATGCTCGAGGCCTCGAATGAGGATCGTGAAAAAATATGGACTAAAAACAGAACATTTGCCGGCGATGTGTGGTTCCGCTTCCGCAGGAAACCAACGGCGATTGCCGGATTTGCCATTATCGTGCTGCTGATTCTTTTTGCGATTGCAGGCCCGATGTTTACAAAATACAGCTATTCGACCCAGAATCTGGAAGTGGTAAATATTCCTCCTTATATGAAGGTGTATGAAGCCCCGGACCAGTCGGGTTACTTCTATATCACACAGTCCCTGAAGGTGCTTCAGGTGGATAAGGACGGCACCCTGGGGACACAGCTTAAAAAGGTCAGGGAAGAGTCCGGCCGGATGATGACGATCTATGATTACAACGGAACGGAGATTGCCCTTTACTATGGACAGAAACCGTATGTAATCGCAAATCCTGAGACAAACACAATTTATCCCACGGCCAAAATATGGAATAAATCTTATGTGCTCGGAACCGACAACCTGGGGAGAGATATCCTGACCAGGCTGATGTACGGCACAAGAGTTTCACTGATGGTGGCCTTCGTGGCCGCGGCCGTCAACATGATCATCGGCATCCTGTTCGGCGGTATCTCGGGATACGCGGGCGGCATGGTGGATACGATCATGATGCGTATCGTGGATATTATCAGTACAATTCCCCTGACGCTCTATGTCATTCTTATCATGGTCCTTCTGGGGCAGGGAATCCAGAGTATCATTATCGCCCTGGGAACCGTATACTGGGTGGATATGGCCAGGGTGGTCCGCGGGCAGGTATTAAGCCTTAAGGAACAGGAATTTATCCTGGCGGCAAAGACCATCGGTTCCTCCACCAAAACAATTTTGTTTGAACACCTGATTCCAAATGCCATGGGTTCCATTCTGGTAACCGTTACAATGCTGATCCCGTCGGCCATTTTCATGGAGGCATTTTTAAGCTATCTGGGTATCGGACTGAAACCGCCCCTGGCCAGCCTTGGAACCATGTGCAACGATGCGACGGAAAACCTTCGTTCCTGTCCGCACCAGCTTTTTATCCCGGCTCTCGTTATCTGTATCATCATGTTTGCCTTTAACTTTGTGGGCGACGGACTGAGGGATGCGCTGGATCCGAAGCTGAAAAAATAG
- the cbiT gene encoding precorrin-6Y C5,15-methyltransferase (decarboxylating) subunit CbiT, translated as MTKSEVRAVSLSKLELNRDSVLWDIGAGTGSVSVEALLCHPVKAVCAFEKNAEAVELIRRNREKAGVGNLTIVEGDALEQISLAVTGGRDSVIKDESVRKVTHAFIGGTSGEMGEIIDLLISLNSQIRVVINVIALETLSFVLECLRTRGIEADIVTIQVSRAARAGRYHLMQGQNPVYIISFGGKEPFTGESGEENGENGV; from the coding sequence ATGACAAAAAGCGAGGTCCGGGCGGTGTCCCTGTCTAAGCTTGAATTGAACCGCGATTCCGTGCTCTGGGATATTGGGGCGGGAACCGGCTCTGTCTCGGTTGAGGCGCTGCTCTGCCATCCGGTGAAGGCGGTCTGCGCTTTTGAAAAGAACGCTGAGGCTGTTGAACTGATTAGGAGAAACAGAGAGAAGGCGGGCGTTGGAAATTTAACGATCGTCGAGGGCGATGCACTGGAACAGATATCCCTGGCCGTAACAGGAGGCCGGGACAGCGTCATAAAAGACGAATCTGTGCGGAAGGTGACCCATGCGTTTATCGGCGGCACTTCGGGGGAAATGGGCGAGATTATCGATCTGCTGATTTCACTCAATTCCCAAATCAGGGTGGTAATCAACGTGATTGCCCTGGAAACCCTCTCCTTCGTTTTGGAGTGCCTGAGAACGCGGGGGATTGAAGCGGATATCGTTACAATCCAGGTTTCCCGTGCGGCCCGCGCTGGCCGGTATCATCTGATGCAGGGGCAGAACCCGGTCTATATCATTTCCTTCGGCGGGAAAGAGCCGTTTACTGGGGAAAGTGGGGAAGAGAACGGGGAGAACGGAGTATGA
- a CDS encoding ABC transporter permease, whose amino-acid sequence MVKYFIKRLGMMLIAMFLIVLLTFVIMHSVPGGPFTSDRQVSEEVLAALNEKYNLDKPLPEQFFDYLGNLLHGDLGPSYKYPGKEVGEYISNGFPVSAKLGCITIVFVLLAAVPMGILAAVKNGRWQDMVMMAIATIGVTIPSFVIASVLIYIFSFRLNLLPTYGVDTWKGYILPVIALGGYSLSYMARLMRSSLLEVMGQDYIRTARAKGLSETKVILKHAMRNALIPVITVLGPTVANLMTGSFVIEKIFAIPGLGVHFVNSVQVRDYTTIMGVTIFYATFLMAMIFIVDIFYCLIDPRIKFE is encoded by the coding sequence ATGGTAAAATATTTTATAAAACGTCTTGGAATGATGCTGATTGCGATGTTCCTGATTGTGCTTCTGACTTTCGTCATTATGCACTCCGTGCCTGGCGGGCCGTTTACGAGTGACAGGCAGGTGTCGGAGGAGGTGCTGGCCGCACTGAATGAAAAATATAATCTGGATAAACCGCTGCCGGAGCAGTTCTTTGATTATCTGGGCAATCTGCTCCACGGCGATCTGGGCCCTTCTTATAAGTATCCGGGCAAAGAGGTGGGAGAGTATATCTCGAACGGTTTTCCGGTATCGGCAAAGCTGGGCTGTATTACCATCGTCTTTGTTCTGCTGGCCGCTGTCCCGATGGGAATCCTGGCCGCGGTGAAGAACGGAAGGTGGCAGGATATGGTGATGATGGCGATAGCGACGATAGGCGTCACGATCCCTTCCTTTGTCATTGCATCCGTTCTGATTTACATATTTTCCTTCCGGCTGAATCTGCTCCCCACCTACGGAGTTGATACGTGGAAGGGGTATATTCTCCCTGTAATTGCCCTGGGTGGATATTCCTTAAGCTATATGGCGAGACTGATGCGTTCCAGCCTCCTCGAAGTGATGGGGCAGGACTATATCCGTACTGCAAGGGCAAAAGGGCTTTCCGAGACGAAAGTCATTTTAAAACATGCCATGAGGAATGCGCTGATTCCGGTGATCACCGTGCTGGGACCTACCGTGGCAAACCTGATGACAGGCAGCTTTGTAATCGAGAAGATTTTTGCAATCCCTGGACTCGGAGTTCATTTTGTCAACAGCGTGCAGGTGAGAGATTATACCACAATCATGGGCGTTACGATTTTCTATGCTACGTTTCTGATGGCGATGATTTTTATCGTGGATATTTTCTACTGTCTGATTGACCCAAGAATCAAATTTGAATAA
- a CDS encoding cobalamin biosynthesis protein, translating to MRIAIISFTSQGGVTGERLDNGFKNLGHESRAFSVHGLGMSLGEFVKTAFAEEDGLVFIGAAGIAVRSIAPFLKGKDKDPAVVVVDELGRFVVSLLSGHLGGANELASEAAQVLGAQPVITTATDLHHAFAVDLFAKKNGLAIDDLKEAKEISAAVLRGEPVGFFSDFPVEGEIPEPLDKGVRHRRNIYITCSRAALPFEDGDRTHVCGLLRLIPRAAVLGMGCRRSIPEEAAKNAAEELLRTCGIDRRALGMLASIDLKRDEKALIALAADWGLAWKVFTSEELGAVEGSLSESEFVKSVTGVGNVCERAALAGAAVGGGKARLAAGKSIFSSVTAAAAVREITVNF from the coding sequence ATGAGGATTGCAATCATTAGCTTCACCAGCCAGGGCGGCGTCACCGGTGAAAGACTTGATAACGGCTTTAAAAACCTGGGGCATGAGTCCCGGGCTTTTTCGGTGCACGGACTTGGAATGTCCCTGGGCGAGTTTGTGAAAACGGCTTTTGCCGAAGAGGACGGACTCGTTTTCATCGGGGCGGCGGGAATTGCGGTACGCTCCATTGCTCCTTTTTTAAAAGGAAAAGACAAGGATCCGGCCGTGGTTGTGGTGGACGAGCTGGGACGGTTTGTCGTTTCCCTTTTGTCGGGCCATCTGGGAGGCGCCAATGAACTGGCCTCAGAGGCGGCACAAGTGTTGGGAGCGCAGCCGGTCATTACAACGGCGACGGATCTGCATCACGCGTTTGCCGTGGATCTCTTTGCAAAAAAGAACGGACTGGCAATCGATGATCTGAAAGAGGCGAAGGAGATATCCGCCGCCGTCCTGAGGGGAGAGCCGGTGGGCTTTTTCAGTGATTTTCCGGTGGAGGGAGAGATACCTGAGCCGCTTGATAAAGGGGTACGGCACCGGAGGAATATTTACATTACATGCAGCAGAGCCGCCCTTCCTTTCGAAGATGGGGATAGGACGCACGTCTGCGGCCTTCTGCGCCTGATTCCGAGGGCTGCCGTCCTGGGAATGGGCTGCCGCCGAAGTATACCGGAGGAGGCCGCAAAAAATGCGGCTGAGGAGCTTCTGAGGACCTGCGGAATCGACAGGCGGGCGCTCGGCATGCTTGCCAGCATTGACCTGAAACGCGATGAGAAAGCTCTTATCGCGCTGGCCGCGGACTGGGGCCTTGCATGGAAGGTCTTTACATCCGAAGAGCTGGGCGCGGTAGAGGGCAGTTTATCGGAATCGGAGTTTGTAAAAAGTGTGACGGGAGTTGGCAATGTATGTGAGCGGGCGGCCCTCGCAGGCGCCGCGGTCGGCGGCGGGAAGGCGCGCCTGGCGGCGGGAAAAAGCATATTTTCTTCCGTGACGGCTGCGGCTGCAGTGAGAGAAATTACGGTAAATTTCTGA
- the cobJ gene encoding precorrin-3B C(17)-methyltransferase: protein MQENNKGKLYVVGIGPGAYGQMTIRAEQVLNECSVIAGYTVYIDLIKEHFPDKELLTTPMRREKERCMMALESAAGGKVTAMICSGDSGVYGMAGLILELAPEYPGVEIEIIPGVTAALSGGAILGAPLGHDFAVISLSDLLTPMETIKRRLKAAAEGDFNICLYNPASRKRSGYLKQACEILLRYKDEKTVCGLVKNIGREGESMEVMTLGELKDTAADMFTTVFIGNRMTRDIGGRMVTPRGYKDV, encoded by the coding sequence ATGCAGGAAAATAATAAAGGGAAATTATACGTCGTAGGGATTGGACCGGGAGCCTACGGGCAGATGACGATAAGAGCGGAGCAGGTGCTGAACGAGTGCAGCGTAATTGCCGGTTATACCGTTTACATCGATTTGATAAAAGAGCATTTTCCGGATAAAGAGCTTCTCACAACGCCGATGCGCCGTGAAAAAGAAAGATGCATGATGGCTCTTGAATCGGCTGCCGGGGGAAAGGTGACTGCGATGATTTGCAGCGGCGACAGCGGCGTCTACGGGATGGCCGGGCTGATTCTTGAACTGGCGCCGGAATATCCGGGTGTGGAAATCGAGATTATCCCGGGGGTGACGGCGGCCCTGAGCGGAGGGGCCATTCTCGGCGCGCCTTTGGGACACGACTTTGCCGTTATCAGCCTGAGTGATCTTCTCACTCCGATGGAAACGATTAAGAGGCGGCTGAAGGCCGCGGCAGAGGGGGATTTTAATATCTGCCTTTACAATCCTGCCAGCAGGAAACGTTCCGGCTATCTGAAACAGGCCTGTGAAATCCTGCTCCGTTATAAAGACGAAAAAACGGTCTGCGGCCTGGTCAAAAATATCGGCCGTGAGGGCGAATCAATGGAAGTGATGACGCTGGGGGAATTGAAGGACACCGCAGCCGATATGTTCACAACGGTTTTTATCGGCAACAGGATGACAAGGGACATCGGGGGAAGAATGGTTACGCCAAGAGGTTATAAAGATGTGTAA
- a CDS encoding cobyrinate a,c-diamide synthase, with amino-acid sequence MMMGREENKNPVPGILFAAPKSGSGKTLITCGFLQALIKRGLHPCSFKCGPDYIDPMFHRHVLRIPGANLDSFFLDEEEVEKSFKRTFLKNGADIAVIEGVMGYYDGVGGTHTQASAYDISRITRTPVILILDGKGASLSLAATVKGFAGFRPDSRIEGVILNRTSPAVAERLAKQIEAETGIPVVGSLPEAPEYSFESRHLGLFLPGEIDSLCRRLEYLAEQMEKTVDIDRILSIAGAGTVNRAESGEAVHAGLAEFITAGESTGGKNVRIAVARDEAFCFYYQENLDLLEEQGAELVNFSPLHDKELPGDVDGLILGGGYPENYAGELSENTEMLRSIREAWRQEIPVLAECGGFLYLHDRLEGSDGIDYPMAGIYKMRAFRTRKLGRFGYISLTSPDGESLKGHEFHYWESEDPGGAWLAEKPASERKWRCMHQDGARICGFPHLYYQSAPSFTEHWLEQCKSWSRERKKKRI; translated from the coding sequence ATGATGATGGGAAGAGAAGAAAATAAAAATCCGGTTCCGGGGATTCTTTTTGCCGCCCCGAAAAGCGGAAGCGGGAAGACCCTGATAACCTGCGGCTTCCTGCAGGCATTAATTAAGAGAGGACTCCACCCGTGCTCGTTCAAATGCGGGCCGGATTATATCGATCCGATGTTCCACCGCCACGTTCTCCGGATACCGGGGGCCAATCTGGACAGCTTCTTTCTGGATGAAGAGGAGGTGGAAAAAAGCTTTAAGCGGACGTTTTTAAAGAACGGGGCCGATATCGCGGTCATAGAGGGCGTGATGGGATACTATGACGGCGTCGGCGGGACTCATACCCAGGCCAGCGCCTATGATATCTCCAGGATTACCAGGACGCCCGTCATCCTGATCCTGGACGGCAAGGGGGCATCCCTGTCTCTGGCTGCCACGGTAAAAGGGTTTGCCGGATTCAGGCCGGACAGCCGGATTGAGGGCGTGATACTGAACCGGACTTCCCCGGCCGTTGCCGAAAGGCTTGCAAAACAGATCGAGGCGGAGACGGGGATACCGGTGGTGGGGAGCCTTCCCGAAGCGCCGGAATACAGCTTTGAAAGCCGCCACCTGGGCCTTTTTCTGCCCGGGGAGATTGATTCGCTCTGCAGGCGTCTTGAATATCTGGCGGAGCAGATGGAAAAGACAGTGGATATTGATCGAATTCTCTCGATTGCAGGAGCCGGAACGGTGAATCGGGCAGAATCAGGAGAGGCGGTTCATGCGGGACTGGCAGAGTTTATCACTGCCGGGGAGAGCACAGGTGGGAAAAACGTGCGGATTGCCGTTGCCCGCGACGAGGCATTCTGTTTCTATTATCAGGAAAATCTCGACCTTCTGGAAGAACAGGGGGCGGAGCTTGTAAACTTTAGCCCCCTTCATGATAAAGAACTGCCCGGGGATGTGGATGGTCTCATTCTGGGAGGCGGTTACCCGGAAAATTACGCAGGGGAGCTCTCTGAGAATACGGAAATGCTCCGTTCCATCAGGGAGGCCTGGCGGCAGGAGATTCCCGTGCTGGCGGAATGCGGAGGATTTTTATATCTGCATGACCGGCTTGAGGGCAGCGACGGAATCGACTACCCAATGGCCGGAATTTATAAAATGCGGGCATTCAGGACCCGGAAACTCGGCCGATTCGGCTATATCAGCCTGACATCGCCGGATGGAGAAAGCCTTAAGGGACACGAATTCCATTACTGGGAGAGCGAGGATCCGGGCGGGGCCTGGCTGGCTGAAAAACCGGCATCGGAACGGAAGTGGCGGTGCATGCATCAGGACGGCGCAAGAATCTGCGGATTTCCTCATCTTTATTACCAGTCTGCGCCATCTTTTACGGAACATTGGCTGGAACAGTGCAAGTCATGGAGCAGGGAACGAAAAAAGAAAAGGATATAA